The Planktothrix agardhii NIES-204 genomic interval CCCCTAGATTGTTGATCCGGCTGAACTCCTTCACATTATTTGTCACCACCGTCAGACCGCGACTAAGAGCTTGGGCCGCAATCAGCAAATCATAACTACCAATGGGTTGCCCCCGTTTCTCTAAATCAGCCCGAATATTGCCAAAAATTCGCGCATCTTCTGGATTTAAACCCACGATCTCGAAGGGAGCGCAAAATATAGCTAAAGTCTGGCGGTTGCGTGAGGGATTCTGACTTTTTGCTGCCCCATACTCAAGTTCCCCAAGGGTGACAATAGAAATGC includes:
- a CDS encoding PilT protein domain-containing protein encodes the protein MKYLLDTNICIYIIKQKPISVKQRFQSFDISDMGISIVTLGELEYGAAKSQNPSRNRQTLAIFCAPFEIVGLNPEDARIFGNIRADLEKRGQPIGSYDLLIAAQALSRGLTVVTNNVKEFSRINNLGVENWVE